One Megalops cyprinoides isolate fMegCyp1 chromosome 4, fMegCyp1.pri, whole genome shotgun sequence genomic window carries:
- the LOC118776989 gene encoding keratin, type I cytoskeletal 18-like, with translation MTSTPSMRSYSAGLQPSFSNTSFRDSTRTRAKVPVSFSATSTLSLSRSLSLGNGLNTLSTLCVNGLGHSASEKETMQGLNDRLASYLDKVHSLEKSNSSLELKIKQLMLEQVPKGHNIEGLMAQAHTIGQEVRKRTLENARIMLEIDNAKLAADDFRIKWEAEATLCQSVERDCLALRRAKSDHDQIITTFRGDLDSLKEELYFLKKNHKEEMTTLNVRRTNEQVNVEVDAGQGPDLGAMIAELRAQYEGITRKNKEDAEVWYKKKLEAVQTEVKEGNEVLQCAKSELNERRRLLQALDMELDSLRKQIGVLEGNLGETTHKYALEMERLQNSISQLEEELSQLRLDMQRNKTDYEQLLHVKQNLELEIATYRRLLEEEEAIKEMPLPKKEPDVRTRKIVKVVTQTMINGKIVDESSEVEQIEEHRK, from the exons ATGACATCCACCCCCTCCATGCGGAGCTACTCAGCAGGACTTCAGCCCTCCTTTTCTAACACATCATTCCGTGACAGCACACGTACCCGTGCCAAGGTAcctgtctccttctctgccaCCAGTACCCTCTCCTTATCCCGCTCCCTATCCTTGGGAAATGGTCTCAATACTCTCAGCACTCTGTGTGTTAATGGCCTGGGGCACAGTGCCAGTGAGAAGGAGACCATGCAAGGCCTTAATGACCGTCTGGCTAGCTACTTGGACAAGGTGCACTCACTGGAAAAGTCTAACAGTAGCCTGGAACTGAAGATCAAGCAGTTAATGCTGGAGCAAGTACCCAAGGGACATAATATTGAGGGCTTGATGGCCCAGGCTCACACTATTGGACAGGAG GTGAGGAAGAGGACACTGGAGAATGCACGTATCATGCTGGAGATTGACAATGCCAAGCTGGCTGCTGATGACTTCAGAATCAA aTGGGAGGCAGAGGCTACACTCTGTCAGTCAGTGGAGAGAGACTGTCTAGCTCTGAGAAGGGCAAAGTCAGACCATGACCAGATCATTACTACATTCAGAGGAGATCTGGACAGTCTGAAGGAGGAGCTGTActtcctaaaaaaaaatcacaaggaG GAGATGACTACACTGAATGTTCGTCGGACCAATGAACAAGTGAATGTTGAGGTGGATGCAGGCCAGGGTCCTGATCTTGGTGCCATGATAGCTGAGCTAAGGGCTCAGTATGAAGGTATCACTCGGAAGAACAAGGAGGATGCAGAGGTCTGGTACAAAAAGAAG CTGGAAGCAGTGCAGACAGAGGTGAAGGAGGGCAATGAGGTTCTGCAATGTGCTAAGAGTGAGCTGAATGAGAGACGACGCCTCCTCCAGGCCCTGGACATGGAACTGGATAGCTTGCGAAAACAG ATTGGTGTGTTGGAGGGTAACCTGGGAGAGACAACTCATAAGTATGCCCTGGAGATGGAGCGGCTGCAAAATAGTATTTCACAGTTGGAAGAGGAGCTTTCCCAGCTGCGCTTGGACATGCAGCGCAACAAGACTGACTATGAGCAGCTGCTCCATGTCAAACAGAATCTGGAGCTGGAGATCGCCACCTACAGGAGGCTGCTGGAGGAAGAAGAAGC catcaaGGAAATGCCTCTCCCTAAAA AAGA